A stretch of the uncultured Desulfobacter sp. genome encodes the following:
- a CDS encoding universal stress protein has protein sequence MKLIVGYKRGTNQAENLLELALKRAQLFNATVLIVTIMPEGMEKDQDLINETEAGLEKAKTHFDRKYITCETHLLIRGIDPGDDLVNFAKETQADEVIIGVKNRTKVGKLLLGSTAQAVVLNAHCPVVTMK, from the coding sequence ATGAAACTTATCGTGGGCTACAAACGTGGCACAAATCAGGCGGAAAATCTTCTCGAACTTGCATTGAAACGGGCGCAGCTTTTTAATGCAACCGTATTGATCGTTACCATAATGCCCGAGGGTATGGAAAAGGATCAGGACCTGATCAATGAGACTGAAGCCGGGCTGGAAAAGGCCAAAACCCATTTTGACAGGAAGTATATTACCTGTGAAACCCATTTACTGATTCGCGGCATTGACCCCGGGGATGATCTGGTTAATTTTGCCAAGGAGACCCAGGCCGACGAAGTGATTATCGGTGTGAAAAACAGAACCAAGGTGGGGAAACTGCTGTTAGGTTCCACAGCCCAGGCCGTGGTTCTCAATGCCCATTGTCCGGTGGTTACAATGAAGTAA
- the hypD gene encoding trans-4-hydroxy-L-proline dehydratase, whose product MNERIQYLRNLSFNAEPAISIERALIETHFYQENTGRYSLPVLRAKFFKTLCRDKTIYIGEKELIVGERGPAPKFVPTFPELTCHTAIDLETLNNRPMTRYKVAPEDIKTYQEQIIPFWQGRSIRDRIFSQVPKNWEKAYQAGLFTEFMEQRAPGHTALDGQIYYTGMADFKARIQARIESLDYMNDPEAADRFETLSAMNIACDSLILFANRHADRAEQMAADETDSRRRIELLEIAGVCRKVPEHAPDTFHEAIQMYWFVHLGTITELNGWDAMSPGHLDQHLTPFYEKQLKAGTIDRKKAKELLACLWIKINNHTAPPKVGVTAKESGTYNDFTQINLGGVKADGSDGSSEVSFMALEVADELALLQPQPSVHISTRTPERFLDAAARVIKKGYGYPSVFNTDTVIMEQVGMGKTLEDARQGGTSGCIETGCFGKEAYILTGYLNIPKILEITLNNGIDPLSNEMVGIETGDPLAFASFGELYAAFQAQLEYIVDLKIKVNNYIERMYAAYCPAPLLSCVIEGCIDKGKDYYNAGPKYNTNYIQCCGIGTVTDSLAAIKTHVYDDQSVSMKDLLSALAANFKDAEALRLKLWNRTPFFGNDDDRADAIMTQVYNSLLSAIDGKPNTKGTVYRLNMLSTTCHVYFGKMLGATPNGRFAHTPESDGTSPSHGADKKGPTAVIKSLSKMDQARSGGTLLNQRFLPSILATDKDLKKLTALIRTYFGLGGHHIQFNVVDTKTLRAAQQSPEGYRNLLVRVAGYSDYFVDLDKDHQEEIISRTAQQMQ is encoded by the coding sequence ATGAACGAAAGAATTCAATACTTACGCAACTTAAGTTTCAATGCCGAACCTGCCATATCCATTGAGCGTGCTTTAATCGAAACCCACTTTTATCAGGAGAATACCGGGCGCTATTCCCTGCCCGTGCTCCGGGCAAAATTTTTTAAAACCTTGTGCCGGGACAAAACAATATATATCGGCGAAAAAGAGCTGATCGTTGGAGAACGAGGGCCGGCGCCCAAGTTTGTCCCCACCTTCCCGGAACTGACCTGCCACACGGCAATCGACCTTGAAACCTTGAACAACAGGCCGATGACCCGCTATAAAGTGGCCCCCGAAGACATTAAAACCTACCAGGAACAAATCATCCCCTTTTGGCAGGGCCGTTCCATCCGGGACCGGATTTTCAGCCAGGTGCCGAAAAACTGGGAAAAAGCTTACCAGGCAGGCCTTTTTACCGAATTCATGGAACAACGCGCCCCGGGGCACACCGCCCTAGACGGACAAATCTATTACACGGGCATGGCTGATTTCAAGGCCCGTATTCAGGCAAGAATCGAAAGTCTGGATTATATGAATGATCCCGAAGCCGCAGACCGGTTCGAAACCCTGTCAGCCATGAATATTGCCTGTGACAGCTTAATTTTGTTTGCAAACCGCCATGCAGATCGGGCAGAGCAGATGGCGGCCGACGAAACCGATTCCCGGCGCCGAATAGAACTTTTAGAAATCGCCGGGGTCTGCCGCAAGGTGCCGGAACACGCACCTGATACCTTTCACGAAGCCATCCAGATGTACTGGTTTGTGCACTTGGGCACCATCACCGAACTCAATGGTTGGGATGCCATGTCACCCGGCCATCTGGATCAGCACCTGACCCCCTTTTATGAAAAGCAATTAAAGGCAGGCACCATTGACAGAAAAAAAGCCAAGGAACTTCTGGCCTGCCTTTGGATAAAAATAAATAACCATACCGCCCCGCCCAAGGTCGGGGTGACCGCCAAAGAGAGTGGCACCTACAATGATTTCACCCAGATCAACCTCGGCGGAGTTAAAGCCGACGGCAGTGACGGATCAAGTGAAGTTTCCTTCATGGCCCTGGAGGTGGCGGACGAACTTGCTCTGCTCCAGCCCCAGCCATCCGTACACATCAGTACCAGAACCCCGGAACGATTCCTTGATGCAGCGGCCCGGGTCATCAAAAAAGGCTATGGATATCCATCCGTGTTCAACACAGACACGGTCATCATGGAACAGGTGGGCATGGGTAAAACCCTGGAAGACGCCAGGCAAGGTGGTACCAGCGGATGCATTGAGACCGGATGTTTCGGCAAAGAAGCCTATATACTCACCGGCTATCTCAATATTCCCAAAATCCTTGAAATCACGCTGAACAATGGAATTGACCCCCTATCCAATGAGATGGTGGGTATTGAAACAGGTGACCCCTTAGCATTTGCCAGCTTTGGGGAACTTTATGCGGCCTTCCAGGCCCAGCTTGAATATATTGTGGATTTAAAAATCAAAGTGAATAATTACATAGAGCGCATGTATGCGGCATACTGTCCGGCACCGCTGCTCTCCTGTGTGATTGAGGGGTGTATTGACAAAGGAAAAGATTATTATAATGCAGGCCCCAAGTACAACACCAACTATATTCAATGTTGCGGTATCGGGACGGTAACCGACAGCCTGGCCGCCATCAAAACCCATGTGTATGATGACCAATCCGTGTCCATGAAAGATCTTTTAAGTGCCCTGGCTGCAAACTTTAAGGATGCCGAGGCGCTTCGTTTGAAACTTTGGAACCGCACACCCTTCTTCGGCAATGATGATGACAGGGCCGACGCCATTATGACCCAAGTCTACAACAGCTTGTTGTCTGCCATTGACGGCAAACCCAACACCAAGGGTACGGTTTACCGGCTGAATATGCTTTCCACCACCTGCCATGTCTATTTCGGCAAAATGCTCGGTGCAACCCCCAACGGCAGGTTCGCCCACACGCCGGAATCCGATGGCACCTCGCCCTCCCACGGTGCGGATAAAAAGGGCCCAACAGCGGTGATCAAATCCCTTTCCAAAATGGACCAGGCCAGATCCGGCGGGACACTGCTCAACCAGCGTTTTCTGCCTTCAATACTGGCCACAGATAAAGACTTAAAAAAACTGACCGCGCTGATCCGTACCTATTTTGGGCTTGGGGGCCACCATATCCAGTTCAACGTGGTGGACACCAAGACGCTGAGGGCGGCCCAGCAATCCCCGGAAGGCTACCGGAACCTGCTGGTCCGGGTGGCGGGTTACAGTGACTATTTCGTAGACCTTGATAAAGATCACCAGGAGGAGATCATTAGCCGGACAGCGCAGCAGATGCAGTAA
- a CDS encoding translocation/assembly module TamB domain-containing protein yields the protein MAVPTDFHSSSKATRSSGRFFQRRWFQIVFFTCLIGLCLLVGLVVAAFFLIETRPAQVFIQKQVNNTIPGTLTWDRFRLDLKAGRVQIAGIHLKGVSGKELAGISLVAAKVDWSALTRQKIELSRILIDKPVLDIGMSEQGDIDILSALVANTGVPDDTKVTETDESPGMDFWVREFKVNQAHVKVTAPQFNTDLRQLSVDVNGFKLADLTASAKVVLAGGHLGIGDMDLAIESFDVQAQIDRDTISDMSLHARMPGVEFDANGSVTGLWGEVVSDITATLDVQTPLATKTLGLPADLVQGNGLVNLTIKGGIDNPVAGMQFTFGQGRIHKIAISGINLYAGLENRHVTLKDGRIDLPAGTIPFAGDVDLSKTFPEGFSNAMAGLDTLAYTFLLNPDSLAIEALQLGENTPEGKATAQVRVQGQGVVPGEMSARADLDVTAHDLILPRMSGPAQVQFKAGAELEKSHLKLTGLTLDGPGMTGKGALGLDMPGFDTQAMTIQGHLDLDVVDISVPLSLVGQKGSGRAGVHAVVNGALPAPDLTLDINAENLFSNGFQADEMRCKARIDKGFLQLQDVTLKRNQGVLHAQGTLALAGKKGQSHTMDLTADFSQLDPAELAPDLGGVGIFSGKITGTGSLEKPIIEMALSGRDPGFKSYRLDNIEAQLRFGNDILTFEQARVQKNNAFLDITGQVNTANKTFDVRALIPETDLKGFDPAADDLLASGRLGLDISAQGSLFAPDISGRIHAGDLRVPNAPDMAADVDAAIEVRGALDNPDSLQASVHISRFALARQEQELIRIENAAALVKNGRFTLDPVQVRIMDKGWLTLLANGEIKGDLDAEVSGSLPVSMLVPLAGGISSAQGDILISLRAAGNVTSPDVRGSVEFSDISLGLEALDEPLQKIAGRIVLKPEAIDIQDVTANLGDGEISLTGKAEMKDGLPDKFKLNLDAVQVPVNVPDTLDMTLNSQLNWSGTMDKSAITGRIDIFEGTYYKDVDLSLINIAAQTTKKSRPKVRAPGPDFLKNIGLNIYITRRDAIAVENNLASMTISPNISVRGTAYAPSLDGRAVVDEGTIRFQKAEFEITEGAIDFINPYKIEPEIKLTGETTISIYTITLSVTGTPDDLVLKFSSDLDASDADILSLIAFGKTTDEMGADSGGDSMSAAAIAKLMLDSLSERIKDTTGLSEVSFSMDHQGDETSVHVGLGADLSRQLSVAYGIDISSGETVHRVTTYYKLLEHLLLSSFQDTSGKLGGELKYRLEFR from the coding sequence ATGGCAGTGCCCACAGATTTTCATTCCTCTTCCAAGGCAACTCGCAGTTCCGGCAGATTTTTCCAGAGACGCTGGTTTCAGATCGTTTTTTTTACATGTTTAATAGGCCTTTGCCTGTTAGTCGGGCTGGTAGTTGCCGCTTTTTTTCTGATTGAGACCCGGCCTGCACAGGTCTTTATCCAAAAACAGGTCAACAATACTATTCCCGGCACATTGACATGGGATCGGTTCCGCCTGGATCTTAAGGCGGGCAGGGTTCAGATTGCCGGGATTCATTTGAAAGGTGTTTCCGGTAAGGAACTGGCCGGTATCTCCTTGGTTGCGGCCAAGGTTGACTGGTCTGCGTTGACCCGGCAGAAAATTGAACTGTCCCGAATTTTGATTGATAAGCCCGTACTTGATATCGGCATGTCGGAGCAGGGGGATATAGATATTTTGTCGGCCTTGGTAGCCAACACCGGGGTGCCGGATGATACCAAGGTCACTGAGACCGATGAATCACCGGGCATGGATTTTTGGGTCCGTGAATTTAAGGTGAATCAAGCACACGTAAAAGTAACAGCTCCGCAGTTTAATACCGATCTTCGACAGTTGTCCGTTGATGTGAACGGGTTTAAACTGGCTGACCTTACTGCTTCTGCTAAAGTGGTCCTGGCCGGCGGCCATCTGGGGATCGGGGATATGGACCTTGCCATTGAATCCTTTGATGTCCAGGCTCAGATTGATAGGGACACAATCTCAGATATGAGTCTTCATGCCAGGATGCCTGGTGTTGAATTTGATGCAAACGGGTCTGTTACTGGGCTTTGGGGTGAAGTGGTTTCGGATATTACTGCCACCCTTGATGTACAAACACCTTTGGCTACGAAGACCCTGGGGCTCCCCGCGGATCTGGTTCAGGGAAACGGTCTGGTCAATTTGACCATTAAAGGCGGTATCGATAATCCTGTTGCCGGAATGCAATTTACGTTTGGTCAGGGTCGCATTCATAAAATTGCCATATCAGGCATCAATCTCTACGCCGGACTTGAAAATCGGCATGTTACCCTTAAAGACGGCCGGATAGATTTGCCGGCCGGGACCATTCCTTTTGCCGGGGACGTAGATTTGTCAAAAACCTTTCCTGAAGGATTCAGCAACGCTATGGCCGGCCTGGATACCTTGGCCTACACCTTTTTGCTTAATCCGGACAGTCTGGCCATAGAAGCCCTACAATTGGGAGAAAATACTCCAGAAGGCAAAGCTACCGCCCAGGTCCGGGTCCAGGGGCAGGGGGTAGTACCAGGTGAGATGTCTGCTCGTGCCGATTTGGATGTTACAGCCCATGATTTGATCCTGCCCCGGATGTCCGGACCTGCACAAGTACAGTTCAAGGCGGGTGCTGAACTGGAAAAATCGCACCTGAAATTGACCGGCCTGACCTTGGACGGACCCGGCATGACCGGTAAGGGGGCATTGGGGCTGGATATGCCGGGATTTGATACCCAGGCCATGACAATACAGGGACATCTGGATCTGGATGTGGTGGATATATCAGTGCCCTTAAGTCTTGTGGGGCAAAAGGGTTCGGGACGTGCCGGTGTGCATGCGGTGGTTAATGGGGCTTTGCCGGCCCCGGATCTGACCCTGGATATCAATGCCGAAAATTTATTTTCAAATGGCTTTCAGGCCGATGAAATGCGTTGCAAAGCTCGAATTGACAAAGGTTTTCTCCAGCTCCAGGATGTGACGCTTAAGCGCAACCAGGGAGTGCTTCATGCCCAAGGAACCCTGGCGCTGGCTGGGAAAAAAGGGCAGAGTCATACCATGGATCTGACAGCGGATTTTAGTCAGCTTGACCCGGCCGAACTGGCCCCTGATCTAGGCGGAGTAGGGATTTTTTCCGGTAAAATAACCGGGACAGGGTCTTTGGAAAAACCCATTATTGAGATGGCTCTTTCAGGTCGGGATCCTGGCTTTAAATCATATAGGCTGGATAACATCGAGGCTCAGCTTCGGTTTGGCAATGATATTTTGACCTTTGAACAGGCGCGTGTTCAAAAAAATAACGCGTTCCTGGACATTACCGGACAGGTTAATACGGCAAACAAAACCTTTGATGTTCGCGCCCTGATTCCAGAAACCGACCTTAAGGGGTTTGATCCGGCGGCCGATGATCTCCTTGCCTCGGGCAGGTTGGGTTTAGATATTTCCGCTCAGGGCAGTCTGTTTGCCCCGGATATTTCAGGGCGTATTCATGCCGGGGATCTGCGTGTTCCCAATGCCCCGGACATGGCCGCTGATGTCGATGCCGCCATAGAGGTCCGCGGGGCTTTGGACAACCCCGACTCATTACAGGCATCGGTTCATATTTCCCGGTTTGCATTGGCCCGGCAGGAACAGGAGTTAATCCGCATTGAAAATGCCGCAGCGCTTGTCAAAAACGGCAGATTCACGCTTGACCCGGTGCAGGTCCGAATCATGGACAAGGGGTGGCTTACCCTGTTGGCCAACGGTGAGATTAAAGGTGATCTGGACGCAGAGGTTTCCGGGAGCTTGCCTGTGTCCATGCTGGTTCCCCTGGCAGGCGGAATAAGTTCAGCACAAGGGGATATTTTGATCTCGTTACGTGCCGCAGGCAACGTCACCTCTCCTGATGTTCGAGGCAGTGTTGAATTTTCAGATATCTCCCTGGGCCTTGAGGCGTTGGACGAGCCTTTACAGAAAATCGCCGGTCGCATTGTACTGAAACCCGAGGCTATTGACATCCAGGATGTCACAGCCAATCTTGGCGATGGTGAAATATCATTGACCGGAAAGGCCGAAATGAAAGACGGCCTGCCGGATAAGTTTAAACTGAATCTCGATGCAGTCCAGGTGCCGGTGAATGTGCCTGATACCCTGGATATGACCTTGAACAGTCAACTGAACTGGTCCGGCACCATGGATAAATCAGCGATTACCGGCCGGATAGATATTTTTGAAGGCACCTATTATAAGGATGTGGATCTAAGCCTGATAAACATAGCCGCCCAGACAACCAAAAAGTCACGTCCCAAGGTAAGGGCGCCCGGGCCCGATTTTCTAAAAAACATTGGGCTTAATATTTATATTACCCGCAGGGACGCTATTGCCGTGGAAAATAACCTGGCATCCATGACCATCAGTCCTAATATCAGTGTCCGGGGAACCGCGTACGCGCCTTCCCTGGATGGCCGGGCTGTGGTGGATGAGGGCACGATTCGTTTTCAGAAAGCAGAATTTGAAATTACCGAAGGCGCTATTGATTTTATTAATCCGTATAAAATTGAACCCGAAATTAAACTGACCGGTGAAACCACGATCTCGATATATACCATTACCCTGTCCGTGACCGGCACGCCGGATGACCTGGTGCTGAAATTCTCTTCGGATCTTGACGCGTCGGATGCAGATATTCTTTCTTTGATTGCATTCGGAAAAACCACAGATGAAATGGGGGCTGACAGTGGCGGCGATTCAATGTCGGCAGCAGCTATTGCCAAGTTAATGTTGGATTCTTTAAGTGAAAGAATTAAGGACACCACGGGGTTAAGTGAAGTCAGCTTCAGTATGGATCATCAAGGTGACGAAACCAGTGTTCATGTCGGTTTAGGTGCGGATCTTTCCCGTCAGCTCAGTGTCGCCTACGGCATCGATATTAGTTCTGGCGAGACCGTGCATCGGGTGACTACCTATTACAAGCTCCTGGAACATTTGCTGTTAAGCAGTTTTCAGGACACAAGCGGCAAATTGGGCGGTGAACTTAAATACAGGTTGGAGTTCAGATAA
- the bamA gene encoding outer membrane protein assembly factor BamA — protein MKKFCSGAVSVVFAACLLLGLAANAFGENADKVSDINIIVNCPPEKQALWQSVASSFIPLNVGEDYSLAAMDAAIKALTESQLFEVIHVPDPEKKEQGLALTFELTPFSRIKDIHINNAFPLFEQEVLNVMTIKAGGAYDAQKMANQAQRVEKLFHQQGFYAPKVNISAEKEDDYYVVEVDIDKGPFHRIRKVVFKGNEHIGQARLRLMTGIWRTSLLPWQGNRFTDKKMKEDIKKVMQFYRKKGYADVQVKAQPLPVKGSDSLDVVFTIDEGPLYKIDIEGNASMYTWTLKKELLLQDKGNKNDFALKKSMRNIRKRYENKGFQDVNVKDENVPSQKPDMRQVNIVIDEGVKYIVSELKISGADSLSLKELKKNILTEKKGAFCKAELKDDLKAVKAFYVTKGFTKARVNKKVKIRDVPNKREKQVAVEIIIKEGPRTKVEQVNIEGLSVMALDEGRDVMAMKVGIWYDSTLIEDDISALQQKVSEKGYPHVQVKAKSKFSKDKTRIRITYHVDPGPKVVVGKIFYAGNLRMKTKELEDELEIVAGEPFSMIKIVESRRNIQDLSAVDTVRIRVAGLKNRQSEVDLIVEISEKKPYYVELAGGYDTARHVYVETGIGDNDFLGHNLNAQVGFEWSQVGYGVDFSLTEPRFLSTRFSSTSKVYTKKNEAFNKEYGTRSYGLSQTFLRNFNNKRISFSLGGGYEYRDQYLRVDRELDDDEKDDYGVRHIGQVNTGITWRTTDSLVRPTKGLLATTTFDLFKGVGSSQDDFYKYGMELRYYWSASEDLVIAMRGRYGSMGTYGRNSHIADGYLYYLGGASTVRGFDENMLQYDDDDSAVGGRSMMLGSVEARYDLGLNYEFALFFDTGALTRIQEPGISESFRSSVGVGLRRQTPVGPISLLYGWKLNPRSDESDGCFYFSMGYTF, from the coding sequence TTGAAAAAATTTTGTTCTGGTGCTGTTTCTGTTGTTTTTGCGGCCTGTCTTCTTTTGGGCCTTGCGGCAAATGCGTTTGGGGAAAATGCCGATAAGGTTTCGGATATCAATATTATAGTGAATTGTCCTCCTGAAAAACAGGCGCTCTGGCAGTCCGTTGCCTCAAGCTTTATTCCCTTAAACGTCGGGGAGGATTATTCCCTGGCGGCCATGGATGCGGCGATCAAGGCGTTAACGGAATCCCAGCTATTTGAAGTGATCCATGTGCCGGATCCTGAAAAGAAAGAACAAGGTCTGGCGCTAACCTTTGAATTGACCCCCTTTTCCAGGATAAAGGATATTCATATTAATAATGCCTTCCCTTTGTTTGAGCAGGAAGTGCTGAACGTAATGACCATCAAGGCCGGCGGCGCTTATGACGCTCAGAAAATGGCAAACCAGGCCCAGCGGGTTGAAAAGCTTTTCCATCAACAGGGATTTTATGCGCCAAAGGTGAATATATCTGCCGAGAAAGAGGACGATTATTACGTTGTTGAGGTAGATATTGATAAAGGACCTTTCCACAGGATCCGCAAAGTGGTGTTTAAAGGTAATGAACATATCGGTCAGGCCCGTCTTAGATTAATGACCGGGATCTGGCGGACATCTCTTTTGCCGTGGCAGGGCAACCGGTTTACAGACAAAAAAATGAAAGAAGATATCAAGAAGGTCATGCAGTTTTACCGGAAAAAAGGGTATGCCGATGTCCAGGTGAAGGCACAACCGTTACCGGTCAAAGGCAGTGACAGCCTGGATGTCGTTTTTACAATTGATGAAGGACCGCTGTACAAAATTGATATCGAGGGCAACGCGTCTATGTATACCTGGACGTTGAAAAAAGAACTATTACTCCAGGACAAGGGAAACAAAAACGATTTTGCCTTGAAAAAAAGCATGCGCAATATCCGGAAACGGTATGAAAACAAAGGATTTCAAGATGTAAACGTTAAAGACGAGAACGTTCCCTCCCAAAAACCGGATATGCGGCAGGTTAATATCGTTATAGACGAAGGGGTGAAGTACATCGTGTCTGAGCTGAAAATCAGCGGCGCAGATTCCTTGTCTTTAAAAGAACTTAAAAAAAATATTTTGACTGAAAAAAAAGGCGCTTTCTGTAAGGCAGAGCTCAAAGATGATCTCAAAGCGGTTAAGGCATTTTATGTTACCAAAGGGTTTACAAAAGCCCGGGTAAATAAAAAAGTTAAGATTCGTGATGTGCCGAATAAGCGTGAAAAACAGGTTGCCGTTGAGATTATTATAAAGGAAGGTCCCAGAACAAAAGTGGAACAGGTAAATATCGAGGGGCTTTCCGTCATGGCGTTGGATGAGGGCCGTGATGTTATGGCCATGAAAGTAGGGATCTGGTATGACAGTACTCTCATTGAAGATGATATTTCAGCGTTGCAGCAAAAAGTCTCAGAAAAAGGTTATCCCCATGTCCAGGTGAAAGCTAAGTCTAAATTTTCCAAAGACAAAACCCGTATCCGGATCACCTATCATGTGGACCCGGGGCCCAAAGTGGTCGTAGGCAAAATTTTTTATGCCGGAAACCTGCGGATGAAAACTAAAGAGCTTGAAGATGAGTTGGAAATCGTTGCAGGAGAACCGTTTTCCATGATCAAGATTGTGGAGTCCCGCAGAAATATCCAGGATCTTAGTGCCGTGGATACCGTGAGAATTAGAGTCGCGGGCCTGAAAAACAGGCAGTCCGAGGTTGATCTGATTGTGGAGATATCCGAAAAAAAACCCTATTATGTTGAACTGGCTGGCGGATATGATACCGCCCGGCATGTGTACGTGGAAACAGGCATCGGGGATAATGATTTTTTGGGCCACAATTTGAATGCCCAGGTCGGTTTTGAGTGGAGCCAGGTGGGGTACGGCGTGGATTTTTCCTTGACCGAACCCAGATTTTTGTCCACGCGCTTTAGTTCCACAAGTAAGGTCTATACAAAAAAAAACGAGGCGTTCAACAAAGAATACGGCACCCGAAGCTATGGCCTGTCCCAGACGTTTTTGCGTAATTTTAACAATAAAAGAATCAGTTTCTCTTTAGGTGGGGGCTATGAATACCGGGATCAATATTTGAGGGTGGATCGTGAGCTTGATGATGATGAAAAGGACGATTACGGCGTTCGCCATATCGGCCAGGTGAATACCGGTATTACCTGGCGCACCACCGATTCCCTGGTTCGCCCGACAAAGGGGTTGCTTGCAACGACCACCTTTGATTTGTTTAAAGGTGTCGGCTCAAGTCAGGATGATTTTTACAAATACGGTATGGAACTGCGTTATTATTGGTCGGCCTCCGAGGATCTGGTTATCGCCATGCGCGGCCGCTACGGGAGTATGGGGACTTATGGGCGCAATAGCCATATTGCCGATGGGTATCTCTATTATCTGGGGGGCGCCTCAACGGTAAGAGGATTTGATGAAAATATGCTGCAGTATGATGACGATGACAGTGCTGTGGGTGGGCGCTCCATGATGCTGGGCTCTGTGGAAGCCCGGTACGATCTGGGATTAAATTATGAATTTGCCCTGTTTTTTGACACTGGTGCTTTAACCCGGATCCAAGAGCCGGGCATCTCGGAATCGTTCCGGAGCAGTGTGGGGGTCGGCCTGCGCCGCCAGACACCCGTGGGGCCGATTAGTCTTCTATACGGTTGGAAATTGAATCCCAGATCCGATGAAAGTGATGGGTGTTTTTATTTTTCCATGGGCTATACTTTTTAA